The Neorhodopirellula lusitana DNA window ATTTGTGCCGGCGTTTTCGCCACCTGTTTGGCGAAGCCAGGGATCGGTCCGTACGTTTCTTTGACCGTCTGCCAGTCTGTCCACTGGTCGATGGCGCCGTCTTTGTTGGAATCCACGCCGACACGAACTGCGACGCCTTCTACCCAGGGACCAGTACTCACGAAATCCTGCGTGGTCTGAGTGATCAGATAGAATTTATCTTCCGCGAACATAATATCTGGATCGGGATGGCCAGCCCCAATGTTTCCACAGAAGGTGAACTGCTCATTGATGTCAGAGGAAGTAAACCACGCGACACTCATGGCATTCTTATCGCCATGAGCAGTGGCGGGGTCGAAATCACCGAAGAGATAATATTGGCCACCGATAGAAATGGCCGCCCAGTCACCAAAAGCGTTCTGCTCCGGCTCGTGAATTTCGTATTCTGCAAACGCACGAATATCCCCCTTTTTAATTCTTTGTCGCGGAATGTCCTGCGGCACTGGCTTGGCGGGAAATTCGTCTTTGCGCGCTCCTCTATGCCAGTGCGGATGAAAGTACTCGCCCATTTTCCCAGTCGGTTTCGTGCGTTCATCGACCGCTGGCGGTAACATTTTGAAATCCCCTTTACCATCCTTGCTGACCGCATGCGTAGCGAGCGGAGAATCCCAAGCGTGGGTGGACGCATCGATCGGACTCCAGTCCTCCACAATCAGATGAAAGTTTCCATCCAGGTCACGAATCACCGCGCAATCGGACCCATGGGAAGGATCGAGAAAAGCCATTCCCATATCTACCCCTGGTTCGCCATCGGTTAAATCAGCATCAATTGCCAAATGCGGGTCTTGGTCATTGGGATAGTCATAATAAAGATACACCTTACCATCCACGAGTTCAGCAGTTGTCGCATTTCCCGCCTTCGGAGGTGACATCGGCCCATGGAATACCCAGTTAACCATATCTCGGCTCTGCCAGCCGTAGTAACCTCCGCGCTTAGGATTCACTCCTCCAGGAGCGATAAACAGGTGTGGATTTTTCGTGCTCATGAGCGGAACATCAAACCCTTCCAGGGTAGCCGATGCTACAGGCTCGGCATCCTTACTCTTCTTATAACCAGCAAACAGCCAGTAATCGTCTTCTCCCATTCGTAGAAATACAGGTGCATTCTTGACGTTCTTCGGCCCGATCTGCCCAATCGGGTTCCAGTTTTGCCAAACCGGAGACTGGGCAATCGTAATCGACTCCGCCGAACGCTTATCGTCGAAGGTTTTTAGCGTGCTCCGAAACGTCGCGGTCTTCGCCGTTGGTGTGGCCATGCCGTCTTTTATTTCAAGCTGGCCCTTCGAGTCGACGCTTTGCTCCCACTCAGCTTGAGTATCGATCGTCCATAGCATCGACGACTGCAGCAGCGTGTATTCATAGTGCTTGTAGTCGCGGAATACCTTCACAGCTACCGCACCTGTGGCTGACGTCAGTGCGCGCTTCAGATCTTCCAGGTTTTGAACCTTCGTTGAGCCCACCCGAACAATGGTATCCCCGTTTTTCAGACCCGCTTCAGCGGCCGGAGAATCGGCATCCAACTTCACGACAAAAGCGCCGAAGGATTGTCCGCCAGACGCATCGATGAAATCGGGGAAGTCAGAAATAGTGACTAGCTCCATCCCGACCCAGTTCCAACTGCGGGGCTCCTTGGAGGATGCGGGAGTTGACAATGTTTTTTCTGCGGAGCCCACATGCTTCCCCGCCAACAACGAAGCCAACCAACTCTGTTGCACGACGGCGTCCACCTTCTTCAAGGTCACTTTATCGGCAAACCCGACCTCATGGCCGTTTGCATCAAAGGAGCTCGCAATCAGTGTGGTCGTCTGCCCAATACTCAGCGGCCTACTGTAGAGGGGCGAATCTACGGTCGGGACAGAACCATCGAGGGAATAACGTACCTCGCCTCCACGGGCATCGGCGCGAATCACGACGTCGATGGAATCTTCAAACTCGGTGCTTCCACACATGACTCGCGTCATCTGATGACCGAACTGGTCCATGGGGAAGTTTTTGAAACCCAGCTTTAGCGCCGGCGAGTCGGCTTTAACTTTATAATTTCGATTTTCCGGATCAACAAACAGCGGATCGGCAAACACATCGTTTTCACCCTGCTTTTCCTGCCACTGCGCCAGACTCTTTACCTGGTTCCCCGCTGAAAAATCTTTCGCATTTGTATTCCACCAAATGTTGGAATCGAACCGACCCCAACTCCCATAATCCTCAGGCATGCGAGCAGAACCGATCACGCCTGTTGATATCCGCTTGGAACCTTCGACGGCTCCCGAGACCACCACAATGTTTCGCTCAAAAACATCTTCGCTATTGTCCGCCGGCCAGCAATGTAAACCGATCGGAACCGCGCTCACCATGATGTTATTTTGCACCTCGCGGTAATAACCATCGCGCAGCTTGAGCGTGGAGCCGAGCATCAGGTTGTTGTAGATCTGAAAGTTTGACGAGCCATCGTCCAGGTCGATTGTCCAGTTACCCGCACTGACCCCGGATCGATAATTGCCCACTCGGTTGTTGTGCAATTTCACCGGCTTCATGGCGTCGAGCAGCACCTGTTCCTTGTTCAGGTTTCTCCCGTTCCAGAAACGTTCCCGCCCCCAAGCATTGAAGGGGCCGTGCTCACCCGTATCGAGGATGGTGTCGTAGATATCGCAATGCGACATGACGTGACCGCCCCAGGTGCCGTCGTTCAATGTCACGCCGGCGCGGGCAATGCGATACACGCTGCAATGATCGATCGTGATATCCATGGCCATGGAAACCAACACGCCGGAGGTCTGTTTTCCATAGATCCCGACATCGCGGGTGATCGCGTTTTTCACACTGCAGTTCGCGGGATAGTCTTTCGTTTTGGGTCCGGGTTCCACGTCAAC harbors:
- a CDS encoding chitobiase/beta-hexosaminidase C-terminal domain-containing protein, which codes for MKRSIVLAIASLLTVSSTLYAQEFYVSPSGRDTNSGEKENPLASLDGARIKIASEKLAGKEPVTVWVQGGTYHLDKAFHLGAEDSGTAKAPITYRAVPGEEVLLKGSLPLSSNDWKLWKDGISMQSLHGTALEGKEINQLFMSDKRMVRARFPNWDYDNPLRTGTGYLHATNKKSMEMLSFESLELKERAARWTSPQTGIVHAFHAHNWGNFQFRIKDLDLANNTIHFGEGGWQAQRRYGVGAGKSHGGSPFYIDNVFEELDAPFEWFHDVKTDTLYFKPPAGTNLKDVSVEAAVASRIIECVGAEHIHFDGFHLTQTRTTFMDAYDDIARGDWAVHRGGAVYFKNSQNCSVSNFHIEQVGGNGIFVDGFNREIHVTGCLVEETGESAVCFVGNPKAVREYQTWEKAVRKIVDVEPGPKTKDYPANCSVKNAITRDVGIYGKQTSGVLVSMAMDITIDHCSVYRIARAGVTLNDGTWGGHVMSHCDIYDTILDTGEHGPFNAWGRERFWNGRNLNKEQVLLDAMKPVKLHNNRVGNYRSGVSAGNWTIDLDDGSSNFQIYNNLMLGSTLKLRDGYYREVQNNIMVSAVPIGLHCWPADNSEDVFERNIVVVSGAVEGSKRISTGVIGSARMPEDYGSWGRFDSNIWWNTNAKDFSAGNQVKSLAQWQEKQGENDVFADPLFVDPENRNYKVKADSPALKLGFKNFPMDQFGHQMTRVMCGSTEFEDSIDVVIRADARGGEVRYSLDGSVPTVDSPLYSRPLSIGQTTTLIASSFDANGHEVGFADKVTLKKVDAVVQQSWLASLLAGKHVGSAEKTLSTPASSKEPRSWNWVGMELVTISDFPDFIDASGGQSFGAFVVKLDADSPAAEAGLKNGDTIVRVGSTKVQNLEDLKRALTSATGAVAVKVFRDYKHYEYTLLQSSMLWTIDTQAEWEQSVDSKGQLEIKDGMATPTAKTATFRSTLKTFDDKRSAESITIAQSPVWQNWNPIGQIGPKNVKNAPVFLRMGEDDYWLFAGYKKSKDAEPVASATLEGFDVPLMSTKNPHLFIAPGGVNPKRGGYYGWQSRDMVNWVFHGPMSPPKAGNATTAELVDGKVYLYYDYPNDQDPHLAIDADLTDGEPGVDMGMAFLDPSHGSDCAVIRDLDGNFHLIVEDWSPIDASTHAWDSPLATHAVSKDGKGDFKMLPPAVDERTKPTGKMGEYFHPHWHRGARKDEFPAKPVPQDIPRQRIKKGDIRAFAEYEIHEPEQNAFGDWAAISIGGQYYLFGDFDPATAHGDKNAMSVAWFTSSDINEQFTFCGNIGAGHPDPDIMFAEDKFYLITQTTQDFVSTGPWVEGVAVRVGVDSNKDGAIDQWTDWQTVKETYGPIPGFAKQVAKTPAQMDLSGLPKGYGFQFEVRLTDTTENESKPIIEAIEMNFR